Proteins from a single region of Verrucomicrobiota bacterium:
- the thrB gene encoding homoserine kinase, with the protein MKSVTVRVPATTANLGPGYDCMGIALKLYNTATIRPAQSNPRQPFLREIIERFFSETGLRRRAFHIKFDGDVPSSRGLGSSVTVRLGLLMALNEFYQNPLSPTKVLDLTVELEGHPDNAVPAFHGGFCACIDCDHIRAEVPLNLKFIAVIPSFKVKTEEARTVIPKRVSHKDAVTNLRNSAMITGAFCTRQYEKLAGCFVDKLHQPYRAKLIPGFDETIDAAIQAGALGAFLSGSGSTIMAISQSGNSKVANAMRDALRNAGHKNIVDHVLAVDNEGAKVLRQARKY; encoded by the coding sequence ATGAAATCCGTAACTGTTCGTGTTCCCGCTACTACAGCAAATCTTGGACCAGGTTACGACTGCATGGGGATTGCTCTAAAACTTTACAACACGGCAACTATTCGCCCTGCTCAATCCAACCCCAGGCAACCTTTTCTACGCGAAATTATTGAACGCTTTTTTTCTGAAACAGGCTTAAGAAGAAGAGCATTTCATATTAAATTCGACGGAGATGTTCCATCATCTAGAGGACTTGGAAGCAGTGTGACTGTTAGACTGGGTCTCCTCATGGCTCTTAATGAATTTTATCAGAATCCTCTCTCCCCTACCAAAGTTCTCGATCTCACGGTAGAGCTAGAGGGTCATCCAGACAATGCGGTCCCCGCCTTTCACGGAGGCTTTTGCGCGTGTATAGACTGCGATCACATCCGAGCAGAGGTACCACTCAATCTAAAATTCATCGCAGTCATTCCATCCTTTAAAGTGAAAACAGAAGAGGCCCGAACCGTCATCCCCAAACGCGTCAGTCATAAGGATGCCGTGACCAATCTCCGTAACTCAGCCATGATCACTGGAGCCTTTTGCACTAGGCAGTATGAAAAATTAGCAGGATGCTTTGTCGACAAATTGCACCAACCTTACCGGGCAAAACTTATTCCCGGTTTCGATGAAACAATAGATGCTGCCATACAAGCGGGAGCGCTAGGAGCCTTTCTAAGTGGTTCTGGCTCAACCATCATGGCTATTTCCCAATCAGGCAATAGTAAGGTGGCGAATGCTATGAGAGATGCGCTCAGAAACGCCGGCCACAAAAATATTGTCGATCACGTGCTAGCTGTGGATAACGAAGGGGCGAAAGTATTAAGACAAGCGCGAAAATACTGA
- a CDS encoding DNA topoisomerase III translates to MAKSLVIAEKPSVATDLSRVIGSKYGKFEKDKDFFENDQFVISSAVGHLVEIGAPPDQEPKRGKWNIANLPVVPTYFELNPIKKSEARFKLIKKLIKRKDIDCIINACDAGREGELIFRYIIQLVGSKKPTKRLWMQSMTPAAIVQQFERLRSDEEMLPLADAAICRSEADWLVGINGTRAMTSFNSQGGGFHKTTVGRVQTPTLTIVVKREEKIKHFEPKPYWEVHGSFGAEAGEYMGRWFDESFKKPAKDRGEEDKQKELKAERIWDEAKAKDIAEFCKGKIGAVEEKSKPSSKASPLLFDLTSLQREGNSKFGFSARSTLQFAQSLYERHKLLTYPRTDSRYLPEDYISTVVQTMEKLKGMSYASHAGQILKEGWIRPNKRIFNQAKVSDHFAIIPTLDVTDKKLNEGEQRIFDLVVKRFLAVFFPPAVYEVTTRLTRVEEHTFKTEGKVLKEPGWLAIYGKEAELEAKDKNDQPTLIPLQEGEKVNVEDMEIHSLATKPPARFSEATLLSAMESAGKLVEDEELRDAMAEKGLGTPATRASIIENLIAERYLLRNGRELEPTPKAFNLLETINVMKIPALSSPELTGEWEYKLKMIERGELSRPEFMKEIQDITRDVVEGVRGFNPEEVETREIDLHDPFSGAQMIETLRDFRTKDGSLVVRKAIAGRIMDLEEVRELLANRVVGPLDEFRSRMGRPFSAYVRLDDSKEVTLDWGNGSNGSEEEANFEGQEPVGICPTTGLRVFETPNAFVTESPKGSEDGTNGTNGKTSKAGDKTKFRVSKKILEQEITREQVVKLLTERKTDLMSGFVSKKTRRPFKAFLILKEDGTTGFEFPPREAKKKAAKKVAKKAVTKKS, encoded by the coding sequence ATGGCGAAGTCATTGGTCATAGCAGAGAAGCCAAGCGTGGCGACAGATTTGTCACGAGTGATAGGCTCCAAGTATGGTAAGTTTGAAAAGGATAAAGATTTCTTTGAAAACGATCAGTTCGTCATTAGTTCTGCAGTCGGTCATTTAGTTGAAATAGGTGCCCCACCTGATCAAGAGCCGAAGCGAGGTAAGTGGAACATAGCAAATCTACCTGTTGTGCCGACTTATTTTGAGTTGAATCCTATCAAAAAGTCAGAAGCTCGCTTTAAGTTAATCAAGAAGCTTATCAAACGCAAAGATATCGATTGCATCATTAATGCGTGCGATGCGGGTCGAGAAGGGGAATTGATTTTCCGTTATATTATACAATTAGTGGGTTCTAAAAAGCCTACTAAGAGACTCTGGATGCAATCCATGACCCCTGCTGCTATTGTTCAGCAGTTTGAAAGACTTCGCTCGGACGAAGAAATGTTGCCCCTTGCGGATGCAGCGATTTGTCGTTCAGAAGCGGATTGGTTAGTAGGAATCAACGGCACTCGTGCCATGACTTCATTTAATTCCCAAGGAGGTGGGTTTCACAAGACTACTGTGGGACGAGTTCAAACACCTACTTTGACCATTGTCGTCAAGAGAGAAGAGAAGATAAAGCACTTCGAACCCAAGCCCTATTGGGAAGTGCATGGAAGCTTTGGGGCTGAGGCTGGTGAGTATATGGGGCGTTGGTTTGATGAGTCATTTAAGAAGCCTGCTAAAGACAGGGGCGAAGAAGATAAACAAAAAGAATTAAAGGCGGAAAGAATTTGGGATGAAGCTAAAGCCAAGGACATAGCAGAATTTTGCAAAGGCAAAATAGGGGCAGTCGAGGAGAAGAGCAAACCTTCCTCGAAGGCTTCACCACTTTTATTTGATCTGACTTCTTTGCAAAGAGAGGGGAACTCTAAGTTTGGGTTTTCAGCCCGGTCCACATTGCAATTTGCGCAGTCTTTGTATGAGCGTCATAAACTGTTGACTTATCCAAGAACCGATAGCCGTTATTTACCTGAAGACTATATAAGCACTGTGGTGCAAACCATGGAGAAGTTAAAAGGAATGTCATATGCAAGTCATGCAGGCCAGATTTTAAAAGAGGGCTGGATTCGCCCAAACAAGCGTATTTTCAACCAAGCTAAAGTTTCAGATCACTTTGCGATTATACCGACCTTAGATGTGACGGATAAGAAGCTTAACGAAGGCGAGCAGCGTATCTTCGACCTTGTTGTGAAGCGCTTCCTTGCAGTGTTCTTTCCCCCGGCTGTTTACGAGGTTACAACCCGTCTCACTCGCGTCGAGGAACATACATTTAAGACGGAAGGAAAAGTTTTAAAAGAGCCTGGCTGGTTAGCCATTTATGGGAAAGAAGCAGAGCTCGAAGCTAAAGATAAGAATGATCAGCCCACTTTGATACCTCTGCAGGAGGGTGAAAAAGTTAACGTTGAGGATATGGAAATTCATTCATTAGCAACTAAACCTCCTGCTCGTTTCTCGGAAGCAACGCTTCTATCAGCCATGGAAAGTGCAGGCAAGTTAGTGGAGGATGAAGAGTTGAGAGATGCTATGGCAGAAAAAGGCTTAGGTACTCCAGCTACCCGAGCTTCTATTATAGAAAACTTAATAGCAGAACGTTATTTGCTGCGCAATGGACGTGAGCTTGAACCCACACCCAAGGCTTTCAATTTACTGGAAACAATCAATGTGATGAAGATCCCTGCTCTGTCTTCTCCTGAGTTGACAGGTGAGTGGGAGTATAAGCTCAAAATGATTGAACGCGGTGAGCTAAGTCGACCGGAGTTCATGAAAGAGATACAAGATATCACACGTGATGTAGTAGAGGGTGTCCGCGGTTTCAATCCCGAGGAGGTAGAAACTCGTGAAATAGATTTACACGATCCATTCTCTGGCGCGCAGATGATCGAAACCTTGCGCGATTTTCGCACCAAGGATGGGTCTCTTGTTGTTCGCAAGGCTATTGCAGGACGGATTATGGATCTAGAGGAGGTTCGTGAGTTACTGGCAAACCGAGTTGTTGGCCCCCTGGACGAATTTCGCAGCCGCATGGGGCGCCCGTTTAGTGCTTATGTCCGTCTTGATGACAGTAAGGAGGTGACATTAGATTGGGGTAATGGTTCTAATGGCAGCGAAGAAGAAGCGAATTTTGAGGGTCAAGAGCCTGTAGGCATTTGTCCAACTACCGGTTTACGAGTTTTTGAAACACCTAATGCTTTTGTTACGGAAAGCCCTAAAGGCAGTGAGGATGGAACGAACGGCACCAATGGCAAAACATCAAAGGCTGGTGACAAAACTAAGTTTAGAGTTTCTAAAAAAATTCTAGAGCAGGAAATTACTCGTGAGCAAGTAGTTAAGCTATTGACAGAGCGTAAGACGGATCTCATGTCGGGCTTTGTAAGTAAAAAGACACGTCGTCCCTTCAAAGCCTTTTTGATTCTTAAGGAAGATGGCACAACCGGCTTTGAATTCCCTCCGCGTGAAGCCAAGAAAAAGGCCGCGAAGAAAGTGGCTAAGAAAGCAGTTACTAAGAAGTCGTAA
- the dprA gene encoding DNA-processing protein DprA produces the protein MDKRSAYVILNGIRLVGPVRVAKMRQVLGSVEAILTTPASRLAQIDGIGQKVADTISDWQLCFDLEKELDDAKALGLEVIHYEDDRYPVKLREIYDPPLVLYIKGDPSCLEKMSIAVVGSRHTSYYGGEVAKKLSYQMAYSGISIVSGLARGIDTMAHQGALAAKGSTVAVMGCSLDRIYPSENEILADKISESGGLLISEFALGRAPDRQTFPMRNRIVSGLSSGVLVIEAGAESGALITAQRAMEQGRQVFAVPGRIDQGYAAGCHRLIKDGAKLVEGVEDVMDEFAFLVPKEIVGIKKRAMPSDLSKDEVTILESIGDEEMELDYITRKCGLPTAKVSSTLLRLEMKKLVQQLPGKVFVKTD, from the coding sequence ATGGATAAACGAAGTGCCTATGTCATCTTGAATGGTATTCGGCTTGTTGGACCTGTGCGTGTGGCAAAAATGCGTCAAGTGCTAGGCTCAGTAGAAGCTATTTTGACAACTCCTGCCTCGCGATTAGCCCAGATCGATGGAATTGGGCAGAAGGTAGCTGATACGATTTCCGATTGGCAGCTTTGTTTTGATTTAGAGAAGGAGCTAGATGATGCCAAAGCTCTCGGCCTAGAGGTGATTCATTATGAGGATGACCGCTATCCTGTGAAGTTGAGAGAGATTTATGATCCTCCACTCGTCCTCTATATTAAGGGGGATCCATCGTGCCTTGAAAAAATGTCTATTGCTGTAGTTGGGTCTCGGCATACAAGTTATTATGGAGGTGAGGTCGCCAAAAAGCTCTCTTACCAGATGGCTTATTCGGGGATCTCGATTGTCAGTGGCTTGGCTAGGGGGATCGATACGATGGCCCATCAAGGCGCACTTGCAGCTAAAGGGAGCACGGTGGCAGTTATGGGGTGTTCACTTGATAGAATATATCCTTCAGAAAATGAAATTTTAGCAGACAAAATTAGTGAAAGCGGGGGGCTATTGATCTCTGAATTTGCCCTGGGAAGAGCCCCCGACCGTCAAACGTTTCCGATGCGCAATAGAATCGTAAGTGGTTTAAGCTCAGGGGTTTTGGTCATAGAAGCGGGGGCTGAGAGCGGTGCTTTAATCACCGCACAGAGGGCCATGGAACAGGGTAGGCAAGTTTTTGCGGTACCAGGACGAATTGATCAGGGGTACGCGGCAGGTTGTCATCGTTTGATTAAAGATGGCGCAAAATTAGTCGAGGGAGTGGAAGACGTGATGGATGAGTTCGCTTTTTTGGTACCAAAGGAGATAGTTGGAATAAAAAAGCGCGCAATGCCGTCAGATTTGTCTAAAGATGAGGTTACAATTTTAGAAAGTATTGGAGACGAGGAGATGGAATTGGATTACATTACTCGAAAATGTGGATTGCCAACAGCGAAAGTGTCTTCTACGTTGCTCCGACTTGAGATGAAGAAACTGGTTCAACAGCTTCCAGGTAAAGTGTTTGTAAAAACGGACTAA
- a CDS encoding superoxide dismutase — translation MAYTLPQLTYAEDALEPHIDATTMGIHHGKHHNTYITKLNAALESESTLAEKSIEDLISDLDAVPEAIRGAVRNNGGGHANHSFFWTIIGPNAGGEPTGALAEAITSTFGSFDAFKEKFEAAGATRFGSGWAWLSLKDGKLEVTSTPNQDSPVMEGGTPIVGCDVWEHAYYLKYQNRRPDYLKAFWNVVNWDAAGKIYDAAK, via the coding sequence ATGGCATACACACTACCCCAACTAACTTACGCAGAAGATGCGCTTGAACCCCACATCGATGCAACTACCATGGGTATTCACCATGGAAAACATCACAATACCTATATCACAAAACTTAATGCTGCTCTTGAATCAGAATCAACCCTAGCTGAGAAATCAATCGAGGATCTTATCAGCGATCTCGATGCTGTTCCTGAGGCTATTCGAGGTGCAGTCCGTAACAATGGTGGTGGACATGCAAACCATAGTTTTTTTTGGACCATCATCGGACCAAATGCCGGTGGAGAACCAACGGGCGCCCTAGCTGAAGCGATTACCTCCACTTTTGGAAGCTTTGATGCATTTAAAGAGAAATTTGAAGCCGCTGGAGCGACACGTTTTGGAAGTGGATGGGCTTGGCTTTCCCTCAAAGACGGTAAGTTAGAAGTCACCTCCACACCCAATCAAGACAGCCCAGTCATGGAAGGGGGGACGCCTATCGTTGGATGCGATGTCTGGGAACATGCTTATTACCTTAAATATCAAAACCGTCGCCCAGATTACCTAAAAGCTTTCTGGAATGTCGTTAATTGGGATGCAGCGGGCAAGATTTATGACGCAGCTAAATAA
- a CDS encoding tyrosine-type recombinase/integrase yields the protein MSGDQKPYDQNSMRLMIHAYAKKKATPHIFRHSCATHLLKNNANLRHVQELLGHGSLATTEKYVHLTITDLKEAHRKFHPKERSLH from the coding sequence GTGTCAGGGGATCAAAAGCCATACGATCAAAACTCCATGCGCTTGATGATTCATGCCTATGCCAAAAAGAAGGCCACCCCTCATATCTTCAGACATTCATGTGCCACACATTTACTAAAGAACAATGCTAATTTAAGACATGTCCAAGAGCTTCTAGGTCATGGCAGTCTAGCCACTACTGAAAAATACGTTCACTTAACCATTACCGATCTCAAAGAAGCTCATAGAAAGTTTCATCCCAAGGAGAGGTCACTCCATTGA
- a CDS encoding Rpn family recombination-promoting nuclease/putative transposase codes for MPEFPIHNPHDKIFKSVFSRKDAATEFFKKHLPSELTQHIDWQSLQLEPGSFVDEILKGSESDLLYKVQIKGVDTWLYTLFEHQTQEDKLMAFRLLRYMVRIWEQFLKQIPDAKKLPVILPIVLHQNKDEWKVSKKFSDLLDIPNLFKASVTPYTPDFSYEVVDLAAISPEQIQGHVAYRAALSLMKAAREDRILPWLKSISGLFDQVIREQEGHELLRTLLLYMLQIDGREAIDIEVIKDTINEEKIKEDIMSIAEQLRREGLQEGLQEGCKQTLIGQIDFAEGALGMKKSYTSDLEKKTVSELEQILDNLQVQITEKLKN; via the coding sequence ATGCCAGAATTTCCCATCCATAATCCTCACGACAAAATTTTTAAAAGCGTTTTCAGCCGCAAGGATGCAGCTACAGAATTTTTTAAAAAACATCTACCAAGTGAACTGACCCAACATATCGATTGGCAAAGTTTACAACTAGAGCCAGGTAGTTTTGTGGATGAAATCCTCAAAGGTTCAGAAAGTGATTTACTCTACAAAGTCCAAATCAAAGGTGTGGATACTTGGCTTTACACACTTTTCGAACATCAAACTCAGGAGGATAAGTTGATGGCCTTTAGGTTGCTGCGCTACATGGTTCGAATATGGGAGCAGTTCTTAAAACAAATTCCAGACGCCAAAAAACTACCTGTCATTTTGCCGATAGTTTTACACCAAAATAAAGATGAGTGGAAAGTTAGTAAGAAATTTTCAGATCTTCTAGATATTCCCAATCTATTCAAAGCTTCGGTTACTCCATATACACCTGATTTTAGTTATGAAGTAGTAGACTTGGCCGCTATTAGCCCTGAGCAGATTCAAGGACATGTAGCTTACCGAGCTGCTTTGAGTTTGATGAAAGCAGCCAGAGAAGATAGAATTTTGCCTTGGCTCAAGAGTATATCAGGACTATTTGATCAAGTGATCAGGGAACAGGAAGGGCATGAATTATTAAGAACTTTACTCCTTTACATGCTACAAATCGACGGCCGAGAGGCTATTGACATCGAGGTAATCAAAGATACAATAAATGAAGAAAAAATTAAGGAAGATATCATGAGTATCGCAGAACAATTAAGAAGAGAAGGTCTTCAAGAAGGTCTTCAAGAAGGTTGTAAGCAAACTTTGATTGGACAAATTGATTTTGCTGAAGGGGCTTTGGGCATGAAAAAATCTTATACCAGCGATCTTGAGAAGAAAACAGTTTCTGAGCTAGAACAAATACTCGATAACCTCCAAGTCCAAATAACAGAAAAGCTCAAGAACTAG
- a CDS encoding ADP-ribosylglycohydrolase family protein translates to MDKPLDLAYKGSLAADALSMPVHWYYDRAALDRDFPDFQSYEKPKAKHPDSILWRSSYNAVNDKADILKEQAIYWGKRDIHYHQFLEAGENTVNFKLARELHDFVISNSDYDVETWAERYVECMLTPGFHHDTYVEEYHRAFFTHYAQGRSLQKCGIDDEHIGGLSQVPALVASLSEIGVNDLKDLIEIARYHVLLTHQNKMVIKAAETLVMLLHAISLGTPLRNALAEVANDSFSAKQAEQWSSYPDRIVIGKKLSTACYIKDAFPASLYLCWKYHNDFDAGIINNALVGGDNCHRGSVVGSLIACSIKMINPKWLSLKQPV, encoded by the coding sequence ATGGATAAACCATTAGATTTAGCTTATAAGGGTAGTCTTGCAGCAGATGCTCTTTCGATGCCAGTTCATTGGTATTATGATCGAGCTGCTTTGGATCGTGACTTCCCCGATTTTCAGTCATACGAAAAACCTAAAGCTAAACACCCCGATAGCATTTTATGGCGTTCAAGTTACAACGCAGTGAATGACAAAGCAGATATTTTGAAAGAGCAGGCTATTTACTGGGGTAAGCGAGATATTCACTATCACCAATTTTTGGAAGCTGGCGAAAACACGGTGAATTTTAAATTAGCCAGAGAGTTACATGATTTCGTGATAAGTAACTCTGATTATGATGTGGAAACTTGGGCGGAAAGATATGTTGAATGTATGCTAACACCTGGGTTTCATCATGATACTTATGTTGAAGAATATCACCGGGCATTTTTTACTCATTATGCGCAAGGTAGATCCCTTCAGAAGTGCGGAATTGACGATGAGCACATTGGAGGGCTATCACAAGTCCCTGCACTAGTAGCCAGCTTATCCGAAATTGGAGTAAATGATCTTAAAGATTTAATAGAGATCGCGCGCTATCATGTCCTTTTGACCCATCAAAACAAGATGGTTATCAAGGCGGCTGAGACACTAGTCATGTTGCTACACGCAATATCATTGGGTACGCCGCTACGAAATGCACTTGCTGAAGTAGCCAACGATTCATTCTCTGCGAAACAAGCTGAGCAATGGAGCTCATATCCAGATAGAATCGTGATCGGAAAAAAGTTGAGCACAGCCTGTTATATTAAGGATGCGTTCCCAGCATCTTTATATCTTTGCTGGAAATACCATAATGATTTTGATGCGGGGATTATTAATAACGCATTAGTTGGTGGGGACAATTGTCATCGGGGTTCCGTTGTTGGTAGCTTAATCGCTTGCTCGATAAAAATGATTAACCCTAAATGGCTTTCTTTAAAACAGCCGGTTTAA
- a CDS encoding type II secretion system F family protein has protein sequence MQAQYLRKLSTLLEGGVPIIQALHHLETKSSGLSVDVSRKLRMGIEAGKSFVGAAAEVDDFLKNHQLDFVAAGEVSGRMAESLKMIAEAEERQNKLRKTLMSGFLYPAVLYHLGVFVPSIITFATKGLFWALLECILLLFPAYLLIVVAVMVLRGRDSGIIPSSSIDRLLIKIPWIGSFLRYLAVYRFFISMRQMLLAGMRLDECWEKASVATGSDFFKEDLETGHLLLTKGQPLSQAFQSASLFHSEEVEMVETAEASGKLEFIFQHLADQSLDEAHSVSQNMAKRLPMYVYYLVGLFMVFRIYLVVKSIFDQIGSVTEGIL, from the coding sequence ATGCAAGCGCAGTACCTGAGGAAGCTCTCTACTCTTTTGGAGGGTGGTGTGCCCATTATCCAAGCGCTTCATCACTTAGAAACAAAGTCTAGCGGGTTATCTGTGGATGTTTCGCGAAAACTGCGCATGGGTATTGAAGCGGGCAAAAGCTTTGTGGGCGCTGCTGCTGAAGTCGACGATTTCCTGAAAAACCATCAGCTCGATTTTGTAGCAGCAGGTGAAGTTTCTGGGCGCATGGCGGAGTCACTCAAAATGATTGCCGAAGCCGAAGAGAGACAAAACAAGCTCCGCAAGACTCTTATGAGTGGCTTCCTATACCCAGCCGTTCTTTATCATTTAGGAGTTTTTGTCCCCAGCATTATTACTTTTGCCACGAAGGGTTTATTCTGGGCACTCTTGGAGTGTATATTACTACTGTTTCCCGCGTATTTACTAATCGTTGTCGCTGTCATGGTCTTGCGTGGAAGAGATAGTGGAATAATACCGAGCAGTTCGATTGACCGCCTTTTAATAAAGATACCCTGGATAGGTTCATTTCTTCGGTATCTCGCAGTTTACCGCTTTTTTATAAGTATGCGACAAATGCTTCTAGCTGGCATGAGATTGGATGAATGCTGGGAAAAGGCATCCGTTGCTACTGGGAGTGATTTCTTCAAAGAAGATTTGGAAACCGGGCACCTATTACTCACAAAAGGGCAACCGCTATCACAAGCTTTTCAAAGTGCTTCTTTATTTCATAGCGAAGAAGTAGAAATGGTGGAGACGGCGGAAGCTTCAGGAAAGCTAGAATTTATCTTTCAGCATTTGGCAGACCAAAGTCTTGATGAAGCCCACAGCGTGAGTCAAAACATGGCCAAACGTTTGCCTATGTATGTCTACTATCTTGTTGGCCTATTTATGGTTTTTCGAATCTACTTAGTGGTCAAGAGTATCTTTGATCAGATTGGTAGTGTCACGGAGGGAATCTTGTAA
- a CDS encoding thioredoxin family protein, whose protein sequence is MKKSFTTFIFLLASLWALTPNHTQAQVTAKLISEQSSIQPGQPFRLGLLLEMEEGWHTYHQNPGDAGFPPSVTWDLPEGYTVTPLSFPEPIEFLTADIQSFGYKNEVLHITTITPPRDQTVGDSVVIKGVANWLACEEVCIPQSADLEITLKVSDKPLQLSGESTLFKKYEVTKHAASKKTSAKDSNPITPLSAILFAFIGGLILNLMPCVFPVLSLKIFGFVSQSGHDPWKTRVHGLVFATGVLISFWVLAGALLTFRSAGAELGWGFQLQSPLFIALLGLLFFGLALNMAGVFEIGTSFIGLAGKSQNLGGHADSFLSGVLATLVATPCTAPFMGASLGFALTQPAYVSMLIFTSLGIGMATPYVILSFFPKLLSFLPKPGPWMESFKQGMSFLLFATVIWLIWVLNQQIGADGVLRFMVGLLGFAIAAWVYGRWTTPLRSKSVRGFAWVLSLILVALSLTTAWPSQEDSKWQDYTPSLVTSLRENNEPVFIDFTAAWCVTCQVNKKVALRTEEVEARFDELKVQRIKADWTNKNPEITKALESYNRSGVPLYVLYAPGRDKPILLPEILTPQIVLDALDQLEPSS, encoded by the coding sequence ATGAAAAAGTCTTTTACCACTTTTATTTTTTTATTAGCTAGCCTTTGGGCTCTCACTCCCAACCATACCCAAGCGCAAGTGACGGCAAAGCTTATTTCTGAGCAATCGTCCATCCAACCAGGTCAACCATTTCGTTTAGGGCTTTTACTGGAAATGGAAGAGGGATGGCATACTTACCATCAGAATCCTGGAGATGCTGGATTTCCTCCATCAGTTACCTGGGATTTACCGGAAGGCTACACCGTAACCCCCCTATCTTTTCCCGAACCCATCGAGTTTCTCACCGCCGACATCCAAAGCTTTGGCTACAAAAATGAAGTGCTTCATATCACGACAATCACTCCTCCTAGGGATCAAACCGTAGGCGATTCAGTTGTCATTAAAGGTGTAGCAAATTGGCTAGCCTGTGAGGAAGTGTGTATCCCTCAAAGTGCTGATTTGGAAATCACTCTGAAAGTAAGTGATAAGCCCTTGCAACTTTCCGGCGAGTCCACCCTATTCAAAAAATATGAGGTGACCAAACATGCTGCTTCCAAGAAAACGAGCGCCAAAGATTCGAATCCTATTACACCGCTAAGTGCAATCCTTTTCGCATTCATAGGCGGACTCATCCTCAATCTCATGCCTTGTGTGTTCCCCGTCTTGTCTCTCAAAATATTTGGCTTCGTCAGTCAATCTGGCCATGACCCTTGGAAGACTCGTGTTCACGGACTGGTATTCGCTACTGGAGTGCTCATTTCCTTTTGGGTCCTTGCAGGAGCTTTACTGACCTTCCGGTCTGCGGGTGCGGAACTCGGCTGGGGGTTCCAATTGCAAAGCCCCCTTTTCATCGCACTGCTAGGCCTACTATTCTTTGGTCTTGCACTTAATATGGCGGGTGTTTTTGAAATTGGAACTTCCTTCATAGGACTGGCAGGTAAATCACAAAATCTTGGGGGTCACGCCGATTCGTTTCTTAGTGGAGTTTTAGCAACCCTCGTTGCGACTCCCTGCACGGCACCTTTTATGGGAGCATCTCTAGGCTTTGCCCTGACTCAACCCGCTTACGTATCTATGCTTATCTTTACATCACTTGGCATTGGTATGGCAACTCCGTATGTCATTCTCTCCTTTTTCCCCAAACTACTTTCCTTCTTACCCAAGCCCGGACCTTGGATGGAGTCTTTCAAACAAGGCATGTCTTTCTTACTATTTGCCACTGTCATTTGGCTGATCTGGGTTTTGAATCAACAAATTGGAGCCGATGGTGTATTGCGCTTCATGGTTGGGCTACTTGGTTTCGCTATTGCTGCATGGGTTTACGGCCGATGGACGACCCCCTTACGATCAAAAAGCGTTCGTGGTTTTGCATGGGTTTTATCTTTGATACTCGTTGCTCTCTCTCTCACCACAGCCTGGCCGAGTCAGGAAGATAGCAAATGGCAGGATTACACTCCTTCTCTAGTGACTAGCTTACGTGAGAATAACGAGCCCGTGTTTATTGATTTCACTGCGGCGTGGTGTGTGACGTGCCAGGTGAATAAAAAGGTCGCCTTACGCACAGAAGAAGTGGAGGCTCGTTTCGATGAGCTCAAGGTTCAACGCATCAAAGCAGACTGGACGAACAAAAACCCCGAAATTACCAAAGCGCTTGAATCTTATAACCGTTCGGGGGTTCCCCTTTATGTGCTTTATGCTCCGGGTCGTGATAAACCTATTTTACTACCGGAAATCTTGACCCCTCAAATTGTGCTAGATGCGCTCGACCAACTAGAGCCTTCCTCTTGA
- the rpiB gene encoding ribose 5-phosphate isomerase B encodes MKIAIASDHAGFRYKEKIRTYLSEKGHEIKDFGTYSDESCDYPDFIRPCAEAVAAGEYERGIVLGGSGNGEAIAANKVKGIRCGLCWNTELAKLNRKHNDGNVLSLGERVTPEESILEIVQTWIDTDFDGGRHSLRIAKLENC; translated from the coding sequence ATGAAAATAGCTATCGCTTCAGATCACGCAGGCTTTCGTTACAAAGAAAAAATTCGCACCTACCTCTCTGAAAAAGGCCATGAGATTAAGGATTTTGGAACTTATTCTGATGAATCATGCGACTATCCCGATTTCATTCGACCCTGTGCCGAAGCAGTTGCCGCAGGCGAATATGAGAGAGGAATCGTTCTTGGTGGCTCTGGGAATGGAGAAGCGATAGCCGCTAATAAAGTAAAAGGTATTCGCTGCGGGCTTTGCTGGAATACAGAACTCGCCAAGCTCAATCGTAAACATAACGATGGAAATGTTCTCTCACTCGGTGAACGAGTCACTCCTGAAGAGTCTATTTTAGAAATTGTCCAAACCTGGATTGACACTGATTTTGATGGGGGACGCCACAGCCTACGCATCGCAAAGCTCGAAAATTGCTAG